The Desmodus rotundus isolate HL8 chromosome 3, HLdesRot8A.1, whole genome shotgun sequence genome includes a region encoding these proteins:
- the UBXN10 gene encoding UBX domain-containing protein 10 has translation MATEATVNVAPTECNPVVSTAADGFVWPPSSLNMHVLRPKSAKGRTRPSLHNPQGAGLCSHLTPSSPPPAIPCESPGSQKPGACAPRSPNQGAPHEVPELLQQVPIGASSSLNKYPVLPSINRKTPEEGAVETVAKKAGSLQLSNIQALHQEETCIMKTCKEGSRAPVRSPEKKLFVQTRRQSPSGAGVLEEPSDQEPRLLLAVRSPSGRRFVRHFRPTDDLQTIVAVAEHKNKATYQHCCVETMEVPRRRFSDLTKSLQECRIPHKSVLGISQEDGEEWS, from the coding sequence ATGGCCACAGAAGCCACCGTGAATGTCGCCCCCACTGAATGCAACCCCGTTGTCAGCACAGCAGCCGACGGTTTCGTTTGGCCGCCAAGCTCACTGAACATGCACGTCCTACGGCCCAAGTCTGCCAAGGGGCGTACGCGGCCGAGTCTGCACAATCCCCAGGGCGCGGGACTGTGCTCGCACCTCACGCCATCTTCTCCGCCTCCAGCCATTCCCTGCGAGTCGCCAGGCAGCCAGAAACCAGGAGCCTGTGCACCCAGATCGCCAAATCAGGGAGCTCCCCACGAGGTCCCCGAGCTGCTGCAGCAGGTGCCCATAGGGGCTTCCTCATCCCTCAATAAATACCCGGTCCTTCCTTCCATCAACAGGAAGACCCCGGAGGAGGGGGCTGTGGAAACAGTCGCTAAAAAGGCTGGCTCCCTGCAACTGAGCAACATCCAGGCTCTGCACCAAGAGGAAACCTGTATCATGAAGACATGCAAAGAAGGTTCCAGAGCTCCAGTTCGTTCCCCGGAGAAGAAACTCTTTGTCCAAACCAGGAGACAGAGCCCCTCTGGGGCTGGAGTCCTGGAGGAACCATCAGATCAAGAGCCAAGGCTGCTGCTGGCTGTGAGATCGCCGTCAGGCCGGAGGTTCGTTCGCCACTTCCGGCCAACCGATGACTTACAGACCATTGTGGCTGTGGCTGAACACAAGAACAAGGCTACCTACCAACACTGCTGCGTCGAAACgatggaggtgcccaggagacgTTTCTCTGACCTCACCAAGTCTCTGCAAGAGTGCAGGATCCCCCACAAGTCAGTGCTGGGCATCTCCCAGGAAGACGGGGAGGAGTGGAGCTGA